CCCGATGCAGGTTTCGGTTTGTGCGATTGTTCGTGCGTTTTCCTTGCGGAGGAGGGTCTTGAGCTTGGAGAAGGCTTGCTCGATCGGATTGAGGTCTGGACTGTACGGGGGCAGAAAGAACAGCTTCGCGCCGGCCGCCCTGATCGCGCGTCGCACGGCCAAGGATTTGTGGCTGCTCAGATTGTCCATCACGACGATGTCGCCGGGCCGTAGTGTCGGCACCAGGAATTGCTTTACCCATGCGAGGAAACTGATGGCGTTGATCGGACGGTCGAACACGCAGGGGGCGATGATCTCGTCGCACCGCAGGCCAGCGACGAAGGTCAGGGTTTTCCAGTGACCATGCGGCACTTTGTCGACCAACCGTTGGCCGATGGCGCAGCGCCCGTGCAGGCGCGTCATGTTGGTCTTGGTCCAGGTTTCATCGATGAAAATCAGTCGGTTGGCATCGATCCTGCCTTGCACCTGGCGCCATTGCCGGCGGCGCCGTGCGACGTCAGCGCGGTCTTGCTCGCTGGCGTGCAGCGTTTTTTTTAAAGGTGAGGCCTGTGTGGTCGAGGAAGTGCCACACGCCGTAGTAGCTGATCTCGACGGCGCGTTGGCGCAACTCAGCCAACAGTTCGCGCCCGGTTATATCGGGCTTCTTCGCGATCCGCGCGTTGATCCAGTCTGCCTCTTTGGCGAGCTTGAAAGGCTTTTTGCCTCCCATCGGCAATGCTGCCGGACTGCCCACCGCATCAGCACGCTCCACCCAGCGGATCGCGGTAGAAATCCCAACCTGATAAAGCTCAGCAGCCGCACGTCGGCTCATCCCCGCGGCCACGGCTCCAACAACACGCTTACGCAAGTCCAACGAATAGGGTGCACCCATCGATGCTGGCCTCCATTCCAGCCAGCACCTTGAATCGTATTTTCCGCCGCGCCGGAATCCCTAAACTCGACTCAACCTTAAGAAATCATGCTCTAGTCCCAAATGATGAACAAATCACGCGAATTGACGGACCTTACCGCCTGCCGCGCGATTTTCGCGCTCTGGGTCTTCGCCTATCACATCAACCTCCATGCCCAGTTCAGCCGCCATCTCGGCCCGCTCGGCGCGATCATCGACAAGGGCTATCTCGGCGTCGACGGGTTCTTCGTCCTCTCCGGCCTGATCCTCGCCCGCGTCGATGATAAAATTCCCATGACCCGCCAGGGCATCACCCATTTCTGGGGCAAACGCCTCGCGCGTCTCTATCCGGTCCACCTCGCAGTGATCGTCCTGCTCGGCGCGATCTTCATCGGCGGCCTTGCCATCGGCATCGTCCCGCGCCAGCCGGACCGGTTCGGCACCATCGCCCTTATCGACAATCTGTTGCTGGTCCAGAGCTGGGGGTTCCTGCATCACTGGACCTGGAACTACCCCTCATGGTCGATCAGCACGGAATGGGCCGGCTACCTGATCTTCCCCTTCATCGTCGTGAGCTTCAGCCGATTCTACTACATGGCGGTCATCGCGGCCCTGCCGCTCTGCCTGTTCATCCTGTGTGTGGTCTCGTTCCACTACCGTGGGCTCAACCTCACCTTCGGCGCCTCGATGCTGCGCTTCTTCCCCGAGTTCATCGCCGGCATGATCACCACGATCGCGGTCCCGCTCTTCGCCGATGAAGCGAACGGCGCGGCAATCGGCCTCGTGGGAGCCCTTGTCGCCGCCGCCTTCGCCTGGGCTGGTCACGATGCCATGACCGTCTTCGGTCTCTGGCTGATGCTCTACGGTTTCGCGATGCAGGGCGACGCCGAAAAACCCGCCTATCTCGGCCGCATCAAGCCCCTTCATTACATCGGCGTGATCTCCTACCCGCTCTACATGAGCTTCGCCCCCGCCGAACTGGTCACCTCGCAACTGTTCCGCCGCCTGCACGAGCCCCCGGCCACGGTTCCGCTCGCCTATTCCGGCCTGTTGATCGCGCTCACCTTCGCCCTCGGCATCGTCCTGCACCTCCTGATCGAAAAACCCGCCCGTGTCGCCCTGAACCGCCGGCTCGACCCCGCCCGTGCCGAGGCTCTGGCCGAGGGCTCCGTGCCGCTGTAGGAGAACGGGCACCAACCACTCGCTCAGGACATCGCATGCGCCTCTCCCGCTCGCTCATCCCCACCATCAAGGAAACCCCCGCCGAGGCGCAGATCGTCTCGCACCGCCTGATGCTCCGCGCCGGGATGATCCGCCAGCAATCCGCCGGCATCTATGCCTGGCTGCCGAGCGGCCTGCGCGTGCTGCACAACATCGCGAACATCGTCCGCGCCGAACAGGCGAGGGCAGGGGCGCAGGAAATCCTGATGCCGACCATCCAATCCGCCGATCTCTGGCGCGAAAGCGGGCGGTACGACGCGTACGGCCCGGAAATGCTCCGCATCCGCGACCGTCACGACCGCGAGATGCTCTACGGCCCGACCAACGAGGAAATGCTCACCGCCATCATGCGCGAGTCGGTGCAATCCTACCGCGACCTGCCGCAGATGCTCTACCAGATCCAGTGGAAATTCCGCGATGAGGTCCGCCCCCGCTTCGGCGTCCTGCGCGGGCGTGAATTCTACATGAAGGACGGCTACAGCTTCGATCTCGACTACGCAGCCGCTGTCTCAAGCTACCGCCGCATGATGCTGTCCTACATGCGGATCTTCCGCACCATGGGCGTCCGCGCCATCCCGATGCGCGCCGATACCGGCCCGATCGGCGGCGATCTCTCCCACGAGTTCCACATCCTCGCCCCGACCGGCGAAAGCGGCGTGTTCTACGATAAAGCCTTCGAATCGATCGACCTCGGCAACGACACCTATAATTACGACACCCAGGCCGACCTCGACGCCTTCTTCGACCAGATGACCACGCTCTACGCCGCAACCGATGAAAAACACGATACCGAAGCCTGGGCCAAAATCCCGGAGTCCGACCGCCGCGAGGGCAGGGGCATCGAAGTTGGCCAGATCTTCTACTTCGGCACCAAATACAGCGAAAAAATGGGCTTCTCCGTCGTCGGCCCGGACGGCGCGAGAATCCACCCCGAAATGGGCAGCTACGGCATCGGCGTCTCGCGCCTCACCGGTGCGATCATCGAAGCCAGCCACGATGACGCCGGGATCATCTGGCCCGATGCCGTCGCGCCGTTCCGCGCCGCCATCCTCAACCTCCGCCAGGGCGACGCCACCACCGACAAACTCTGCGAAGACCTCTACGCCCGCCTGGGCGACGCCGCCCTCTACGACGACCGCGACGCCCGCGCCGGCGAAAAATTCGCCGACGCCGATCTGATGGGCCATCCGTGGCAACTCATCGTCGGACCGCGCGGTGCCGCCAAAAATCAGGTGGAACTCAAGCGCCGCCACACCGGCGAACGCGCCGAACTCTCCCTCGAAGATGCGCTCGCGAAAGTGCTGGCTTGATGTTCAACGCCTTCGAGCGCCGCGTCGCCTTCCGCTACCTGCGTGCCCGCAAGGGTGAGCGCTTCGTCTCGATCATCGCGATCTTCTCCCTGATCGGCATCGCCCTCGGCGTCGCCACCCTGATCATCGTGATGAGCGTGATGAACGGCTTCCGCCAGGAACTCCTCGCCCAGATCCTCGGCCTGAATGGCGATATCGGCGTCTACGGCGCGGGCCACAACATCAGCCAGTACGATGCCGCCGCCGGCAAACTCATGAAAATCCCCGGCGTGATCAGCGCCATCCCGATCGTGCAGGGCGAGGTGCTGATGACCGGCCCGCACGGCGGCGCGATCGGCGGTGTTGCCCGCGGTATCCAGCCCTCCGGCCTCGCCGACCTCAAGACCGTCTCGCATCACATCATCTCAGGCACCCTCAAGGGCTTTTCCGGCAACGACGTCGCGATCGGCGCAGGCGTCGGTACCCAGCTCGGCATCCCGCTCGATGGCACCATCACCCTGGTCCTGCCGCAGGGCAACGCGACCATCATCGGCACCATCCCCCGGATCGAGAGCTTCCACGTCACCGCCATCTTCCAGACCGGCATGGCGCAGTACGATTCCAGTTTCGTCTTCCTGCCGCTCAAGGCCGCACAAACCCTGTTCCGCGCGCCCGATGCCGCAACCCAGATCCAGCTCTTCGTGAAAAACCCCGACAAGGACGGCCCGATCAAAGCCGCCATCCCGCAAGCCCTGTCCGGCACGCCGGTCAACGTGGTCGACTGGCAGGACAGCAACAATGCCTTCTTCGCCGCCGTCAACGTCGAACGCAACGTGATGTTCCTGATCCTCACCCTCATCATCATCGTCGCCGTCTTCAACGTCGTCTCGTCCATGATCATGATGGTCAAGGACAAGACCGCCGATATCGCGATCCTGCGCACCATGGGCGCATCGTCCGGTTCGGTCCTGCGGATCTTCTTCATGGTCGGCGCCTCGGTCGGCGTGCTCGGCACGGTCATCGGCTTCGGCCTCGGCGTCGTCTTCTGCACCTATATCGAAAACATCCGCATGTTCATCCAGAACATCACCGGCACCCAGTTGTTCAACCCCACCGTCTACTATCTCGAATCCCTGCCCGCGAAACTCGAATGGAGCCAGGTGATCGAAGTCGTCCTCCTCGCCATCGCCCTGTCCTTCGCCGCCACCATCTACCCGAGCTGGCGCGCCGCCCGCACCGACCCGGTCGAGGCCCTCCGCCATGAGTGACATCCTCACCCTCGATAAAGTCACCCGCACTTTCGGCAGCGGCGACGAACAACTCCACATCCTGCGCGGGGCCGATCTCACGCTGCGCGCCGGTGAAATCACCGCCCTGGTCGCCCCGTCGGGCTCGGGAAAATCCACCCTGCTCCATCTCGCCGGCCTGCTCGAAGGAGCCGATTCCGGCACGATTCGGATCGGCGGCATCGACACGGGACGGCTTTCGGATTCCGAACGCACCCGCCTCCGCCGCGATGAAATCGGCTTCGTCTACCAATCCCACCACCTGCTCGCCGAATTCACCGCCCTCGAAAACGTCGCGATCCCGCAAATGATCGCCGGCAAATCCCGCGCCGATGCCGAGGCCCGCGCCGCCACCCTTCTCGCCGCTTTCGGCCTGACCAATCGCGCCAACCATCTGCCCGGCAAGCTCTCCGGCGGCGAACGTCAGCGCGTCGCCATCGCGCGCGCCATGGCCAACGCCCCCAAACTCCTGCTCGCCGACGAACCCACCGGCAATCTCGACGTCGCGACCGCCGATATCGTTTTCAACGAAATGCTCCGCGCCGTTCGCGGCGAAAACATCGCCGCCCTCATCGCCACCCACAACCCCGACCTCGCCGCCCGCATGGACCGCACCATCATCCTGCGCGACGGTCTGCTGGTCGCATCCTGAACCACGGAGACCTGCCCATGGCCGAACTCGACCGCAGCGCCGCTACAGTGCTCGACATGATCCGCCTTTCCGGCGCCCCCGCCACCCATACCCTCACCCCCGAACAGGCGCGCCTCGCCTATCGTGCCGCCCGCGCCGCGCTGAGCCCCGAACCGCCCGCCCTCGCCGAAATCCGCGATCTCACCGCCCCCGGCCGCAACGGCGCCATCCCGCTCCGCCTCTATCGTGACGGCACCGATCCCGCCCCCCGCGCCGGAATGGTCTATCTCCACGGCGGCGGCTGGGTGATCGGCGATCTCGACACCCACGATGTCGTCTGCCGCCAGCTTGCCCAGCGCACCGGCGCCGTCATCGTCGCGGTCGACTACCGCATGGGCCCCGAACACAAATTCCCCGCCGCCGCCGACGATGCGATCGATGCCACCGCCTTCGTCGCCGCCAACGCGATTGATCTCGGCATCGATCCGAACCGCCTCGCCGTCGGCGGCGACAGCGCCGGAGGCAACCTCGCCGCCGTCGTCGCAATCGACGCGCGCGACAATCACGGCCCCGTCCTCGCCCTGCAGGCCCTCATCTATCCCTCGATCGCCATGTCCATGACCTCGCCAAGCCAGCAGGAATTCGCCGAAGGCTACGGTCTCACCCGCGAGACCATGATCTATTTCCGCAACCACTATCTCCGCAGTCAGGACGACACCCACGACTGGCGCGCCTCACCCATCCGCGCCGCCCACCACGCCAATCTGCCGCCCGCCCTGATCATCACCGCCGGCTTCGATCCGCTGCGCGACGAAGGCGAAGACTACGCCCGCACCCTCATCGCATCCGGCGTCCCGGTCACGGTGCGGCGCTTCCCCGGCCAGATCCACGGGTTCATCACCATGGGCCGCATCATCCCCGAAGCCACCGGCGCAATCGATGAAATCGCCGACGCCATGGCGGCCCGTGGCCTCTGAACCCAAGCCCCGGCTCCGCTGGCGCGCCCTGATCTTTCGCGGCTACGATATCGCGGTTGACGCGGTGATCATCGGTGTCATCCCGCTGATGCTCATCGCCCTCGGCTTCGCCTTCGTCGAAGCCGTCGTCACCACCATCCACCTGTTCCCCGACCTCCGCCCCGCCAAGGTCGACGGATTCGAACTCCGTACCCTGGTCGAACGCATCCTCGACGTCGTCATCCTGATCGAGCTGTTCAACACCTTCATGGACTACGCCCGCACCCGCCGCATCCGCCTCTCGACCCTGCTGGATGTCACCATCGTGTTCTCCCTGCGCGAAATCCTGATCAAACTCTACGCCCAGAAATTCTCCTCGCGCGATCTGGTGGCGTTGTGCATCTTGGTCATCGTGCTGGTGATCGCGCGGAGTATCACAATCAAGGTCTCGCCGGCGCTCGGTAAGGAAAGTTAAGCGGTTCTTTTTTGTAAAAAAGAACCAAAAAACTTTTATTAGTTTGGTCCGAGGCGCTCACTCGCCACAGGCTCCGCCCCCGAGTTAAAAAGTTTTTTGCTTCTTTTTTACAAAAAAGAAACCTTCCTTTCTTACCCTTCAACACTCTCCCGCCGCATCTCCAACTCCAGCCACTCCGCCTCCAACACGCCCATCCGCTCATGCAGCCCCGCCAGCGCCGTCATATTCGCCTGAAACTGCTCCGGCTGCCTGGTGAACAACTCGGTATCCGCGAACGTCGCCTCCAGAGTGTCGATCCGGCCCTGCACCGCGGCCATCTCCTCGTTCAATGCTTTCAGCCGGTGCCGGTCCTTGAACGAAAACGCGGCTTTTTCGTTCGCCCGCTTCGCCACCGGCCCGGCCTTGCGCACCGCCGCCGCCTCGCGCCCGCGCTCGCCGCGCTGCGCCAGCATATCCGAATAGCCGCCGGCATATTCCACCCAGCGCCCATCGCCTTCCGCCGCCAAGGTCGAGGTCGCCACCCGGTCGAGAAAATCACGATCATGGCTGACCAGCAGAATCGTCCCGGCATACTCGCTCAGCATGTCCTGCAATATATCCAGCGTCTCCAGATCGAGATCGTTGGTGGGTTCATCCAGGATCAGCAGGTTCGACGGTTTCGCCAATATCGCCGCGAGCAGCAACCGCCCGCGCTCCCCGCCCGAAAGCGTGCCCACCGGCGTGCGCGCCTGCTCCGGCCGGAACAGAAAATCCTTCATATAACCGATCACATGACGCGATTCCCCGCCCACTTCCACCAGATCGCTCTTGCCCCCGGTCAGCGTATCGGCGAGCGTCGTCGCGGGGTCGAGCGCCGCGCGCTGCTGATCCAACGTCGCCACCGCCAGATTGGTCCCGATCTTGATTGTCCCGGCATCCGGCTGATCCTGCCCCGTCAGCAAGCGCAGCAGTGTCGTCTTGCCCGCCCCGTTCGGCCCGACGATGCCCAGCCGATCGCCGCGCAGCACCCGCAGCGTCAGATCGCGAATGATGACCTGATCGCCATAGGATTTCGATATCCCCTTGGCATCCATCACGATCTTGCCGGACAGGGAGGCCGCGCTCGCGCTCACCTGCAACTCGCGGCTGTCCCGCTTTTCCTCCCGCTTCTTCTCGCGCAACCCGGCCAGTTCCGCGACCCGCCGGACATTTCGCTTGCGCCGCGCCGTCACGCCATAGCGCATCCAGTCTTCCTCGCGGGCAATCTCGCGCGAAAGCTTCTGCGCATCCCGCGCCTCCTGCTCGAACACCTCGTCGCGCCACGTCTCGAAATGCGCGAACCCCCGGTCGATCCGGCTGGTGCGCCCCCGATCCAACCAGACGATGCTGCGCGACACCTTCTCCAGCAGCCGCCGGTCATGGCTGATCAGCACGATCCCGGCGCGAGAGCCGCGCAACTCCGCCTCAAGCCATTCGATCGCGGGCAGATCCAGGTGATTGGTCGGCTCATCCAGCAACAGCACGTCAGGTGCCGGTGCCAACACGCGCGCAATCGCCGCCCGCCGCGCCTCGCCACCCGAAAGTCGCACCGTGGTCTCCGCCCCGCTCAACCCGAGCTGGTCCAGCAATCCCCGAGCCCGATGCCCGTCGGTCTCGGCATCCAGCCCATCCAGAACGTAATCCATCACCGTCGCAAACCCGGTCAGATCCGGCTCCTGCGGCAGATATCGCAACGTCGCCCCCGGCTGCAAAAACCGCGTCCCGCCATCCGCACCGATCATGTCGGCAGCGATTTTCAGCAGCGTCGACTTGCCCGAACCGTTCCGCCCGACGAGACAAATCCGCTCACCCGCCCCCACCCCGATCTCCGCCCCATCGAGCAAGGGCGATGCGCCGAGTGAAAGCCGGATATTCTGTAAATTCAGCAGGGGAGGGGCCATGTCCGCCTTGTGGCTATTCCGCCCCGGCATGGCAAGCGCGCACAGGACCGTCTAAACATGCAACCTATGCTCCGCCTTACCGAAATCATCCTCCCGCTCGACCATTCCGAGGCCGACCTCGCCGCCGCGGTCGCCGCACGCCTCGCCCCGGCCATCCCGAGCCGCTTCACCATCGCCCGCCGCGCGATCGACGCCCGCCGCAAATCCGCAATCAAACTGACCTACACGATCGATGCCGAAACCGAAGGTGAGCCCGAAATCCTCGCCCGCAACCACCCCCACATCCGCCCCACGCCCGACACCACCTACAAACCCCCCGCCATCCGCCCCGCATCCACCCGTCCCGCATCCACCCGCCCGATCGTCATCGGCACCGGCCCCTGCGGCCTGTTCGCCGCGCTCATCCTCGCCCAGGCGGGTCTCCGCCCGATCATCCTGGAGCGCGGCAAGCCGGTCCGCCAACGCACCAAAGACACCTGGGCCTTCTGGCGGCGCGGTATCCTCACGCCGGAATCCAACGTCCAGTTCGGCGAAGGCGGGGCAGGGACCTTTTCCGACGGCAAGCTCTACAGCCAGATCAGCGACCCCAACCATCTCGGCCGCAAAGTCCTCACCGAATTCGTCGCCGCCGGTGCGCCCGCCGAAATCCTCACCGTCGCCCACCCCCATATCGGCACCTTCCGTCTGGTCGGCATGGTCGAGACCATGCGCGAAACCATCGAACGCCTCGGCGGCGAATACCGCTTCGGTGCCCGCGTCACCGGCCTCATCCTCGATTCAACCCCCCGCCGCGCCCGTGGCGTGATCCTGGACTCCGGCGAAACCCTCACCGCCGACCACATCATCCTCGCCATCGGCCACTCCGCGCGCGACACGTTCGAAATGCTGCGCGATGCTGGCGTCCATCTCGACCCCAAACCCTTCTCGATCGGATTTCGTATCGAACATCCGCAGTCCATGATCGACCGCGCCCGCTACGGCAGCTTCGCCGGCAACCCGCTTCTCGGTGCCGCCGACTACAAACTGGTCCACCACGCGAAAAACGGCCGCAGCGTGTACAGTTTCTGCATGTGCCCCGGCGGCACCGTCGTCGCCGCCGCCTCCGAGCCCGGCCGCGTCGTCACCAACGGCATGAGCCAGTATTCCCGCAACGAACGCAACGCCAACGCCGGCATCGTCGTCGGCGTCACTCCGGCCGACTACCCCGATGCCGATCGAGGCGACATCCTCGCCGGCATGACCTTCCAGCGCCACCTCGAATCCCGCGCCTACCTTCAGGGCGGCAGCACCTACCACGCCCCCGGCCAGCTTGTGGGTGATTTCCTCGCCGCCCGCCCATCCACCAGCCTTGGATCAGTGATCCCCAGCTATAAACCCGGCGTTCACCTCACCGACCTCGCCCCCTGCCTGCCCGATTACGCCATCGAAGCCATCCGCGAAGCCATCCCCCACTTCGCCCGAAAAATCCCCGACTTCGACCGCGCGGACGCGCTCCTCACAGGTGTCGAAACCCGCACCTCCGCCCCCATCCGCATCACCCGCGATCCCTCCGGCCAAAGCCTGAACACCCCCGGCCTGTTCCCCGCCGGCGAGGGCGCGGGCTACGCCGGCGGCATCCTGTCCGCCGGAGTCGACGGTATCCGCGCGGCTGAGGCGGTTATACGTGCCGGGTGAAAAGTGAGTATAGGAAGGTCTTCTTTTTTGTAAAAAAGAAGCAAAAAACTTTTTTAATTGGCAGCAGGCGATTTTTATATTTTCTGATGAAGTAAATCTTGCCTATCCATGTGCTACTCGACCGCCATAAAGGGCAGTGATCGCATCCGCCGTCCGACGCACCTGCTCACCGAGTTGCGGAATCCGTGCATCCGTGATCCGCGCCATTGGCCCCGATACCGAAACAGCCGCCACCGCCTCGGCATGTTCGTTGAAAATCACCGCCGCAATGCACCGTAGCCCGATCGCGTGTTCCTCATCATCGATCGCATACCCCCGCGCCCGCGCCGCCGCGAGATCCTCGTGGAGATGGGCAGTGTTGTTGATCGTCTTCACCGTCATCCGCGCCATCCCCCGCGCATGCAGAATCCGCGAAATCTCGGCACGGTTCATCGCCGACAGCAGCGCCTTGCCCACGCCCGAGCAATGCAGCGGCACCCGACCTCCGGGCCGCGCGAACGCCCGCATCATCTGCCGGCATTCAACCTGCGCCAGATAGACCGCCTCGTGCTGATCCTCCATCGCGAGATTGACGGTCTCCTCGGTCAACTCCATCAGCGCGCGCATCGGGCCCGGAGCCAGGGCCGCGACGTTGCGGCTCTTGAGGAATGCCGTCCCGGTCGCGAATGCCTGCACCCCGACCGACCAGACCCGCCGTTCCGCATCGAAATGGACATAGCGCTCCTGTTCGAGCGTTGTGAGCAACCGATGCGCGGTGGACGGCGACAGCCCGACCTGCTGGCCGATCTCGATCAGCTTCAACCCCTCGTCGGACGCTCCGAGCCGGTTCAGAATCGCCAGCGCCCGCACCAGCGATTGCACCTGCATCGACCGTTCCGCCGGTGCCGCCATCCTCACCCGCGCCGCATCGCCCCGTTCAACCGCCATCCCGCCGCCCTCTGACCCTGTCATCATATCGAACCGATCGAACCGCCCCGTCAACGCCGGACCATCACGCCCGCCTGTGCGATGCCCGCAAATCGTGCCATCATCGACCCCATGGCCGAACCCGCCCCAACCGCGCCCCGCCTCGACGCTCCCGGCGTCCGTCCCCCCACCATCTCGATCGTCGTTCCCTTCCATAACGAGGCCGCGAACATCGCCCCGCTGCACGCCCGCCTTTCCGCCGCGCTCGATGCCGGGCCGGACAGTTGGGAACTCGTCTGCGTCAACGATGGCAGCCGCGACGACACGCTCCCCCGCCTCGTCGCCCTCGCCGCGCACGATCCGCGCGTCCGCGTCATCGATCTCTCCCGCAATTTCGGCAAGGAAGCCGCCCTCACCGCCGGGCTCGATTTCGCCCGGGGCGATGCCGTCATCCCGCTCGACGCCGATCTCCAGGACCCGCCCGAAATCATCGCCACCCTGATCGCGAAATGGCGCGAAGGTTTCGAAGTCGTCAACGCCGTCCGCGCCTCGCGGGAGGGCGACGGTCCGGTGAAGCGCGCGACCGCCCACGCTTTCTACCGGATCATCAACCGGATGAGCGATGTCGAAATCCCCGCCGATACCGGCGATTTCCGCCTGATCTCCCGCCCCGCGCTCGACGCCCTGAAACGCCTGCCCGAGCGCCGCCGCTTCATGAAGGGCCTGTTCGCCTGGGTCGGTTTTCGCACCGCGACCATCACCTACAACCGCGCCCCCCGCCATGCCGGCACCACGACCTGGAACTACTGGAAACTCTGGAATTTCGCGATCGAGGGCATCACGTCGTTCTCCAGCGCCCCGCTCCGCCTCGCCTCGTATCTCGGCTTCGCGGTCTCGATCTTCGCCTTCGTCTATGCCGTGATCACGATCTTCAACAAGCTGATCTACGGCAATCCGGTCAAGGGCTACCCATCGCTGCTGGTCGCGGTCCTGTTCCTCGGCGGCGTCCAGCTCCTCGCCCTCGGCGTGCTCGGCGAATATCTCGGACGGCTTTACGAGGAGAGCAAACAGCGCCCGGTCTACCTCGTCCGCGCCGCCTGGAACGCGGCACCCGATCCCTCACAGGGCTCGCCCGAACGCCCCGATCACCATTGACGCGACTACGGCGCGTTCGTCAGGTATAAGGAACGTCAACCAGCCGAGGCCATCCTTGCCCTTGTCCGCCATTCGCGAACTCCCGCTCGACCAGTTGCTCCTCGGCGATGCCGCCGAGACCATGCGCATGCTGCCCGATGCCTCGATCGACTGCATCTTCGCGGACCCGCCCTACAACCTCCAGCTCCGCGGCGAACTCCGCCGCCCCGATGACAGTCTGGTCGACGGCGTGGACGACGATTGGGACAAATTCACCGATTTCGCCGCCTACGACGCCTTTTCCCGCGCCTGGCTCACCGAAGCCCGCCGCCTGCTCCACAAGGACGCCACGATCT
This sequence is a window from Acidiphilium acidophilum. Protein-coding genes within it:
- a CDS encoding IclR family transcriptional regulator domain-containing protein; its protein translation is MAVERGDAARVRMAAPAERSMQVQSLVRALAILNRLGASDEGLKLIEIGQQVGLSPSTAHRLLTTLEQERYVHFDAERRVWSVGVQAFATGTAFLKSRNVAALAPGPMRALMELTEETVNLAMEDQHEAVYLAQVECRQMMRAFARPGGRVPLHCSGVGKALLSAMNRAEISRILHARGMARMTVKTINNTAHLHEDLAAARARGYAIDDEEHAIGLRCIAAVIFNEHAEAVAAVSVSGPMARITDARIPQLGEQVRRTADAITALYGGRVAHG
- a CDS encoding NAD(P)/FAD-dependent oxidoreductase is translated as MLRLTEIILPLDHSEADLAAAVAARLAPAIPSRFTIARRAIDARRKSAIKLTYTIDAETEGEPEILARNHPHIRPTPDTTYKPPAIRPASTRPASTRPIVIGTGPCGLFAALILAQAGLRPIILERGKPVRQRTKDTWAFWRRGILTPESNVQFGEGGAGTFSDGKLYSQISDPNHLGRKVLTEFVAAGAPAEILTVAHPHIGTFRLVGMVETMRETIERLGGEYRFGARVTGLILDSTPRRARGVILDSGETLTADHIILAIGHSARDTFEMLRDAGVHLDPKPFSIGFRIEHPQSMIDRARYGSFAGNPLLGAADYKLVHHAKNGRSVYSFCMCPGGTVVAAASEPGRVVTNGMSQYSRNERNANAGIVVGVTPADYPDADRGDILAGMTFQRHLESRAYLQGGSTYHAPGQLVGDFLAARPSTSLGSVIPSYKPGVHLTDLAPCLPDYAIEAIREAIPHFARKIPDFDRADALLTGVETRTSAPIRITRDPSGQSLNTPGLFPAGEGAGYAGGILSAGVDGIRAAEAVIRAG
- a CDS encoding glycosyltransferase family 2 protein, coding for MAEPAPTAPRLDAPGVRPPTISIVVPFHNEAANIAPLHARLSAALDAGPDSWELVCVNDGSRDDTLPRLVALAAHDPRVRVIDLSRNFGKEAALTAGLDFARGDAVIPLDADLQDPPEIIATLIAKWREGFEVVNAVRASREGDGPVKRATAHAFYRIINRMSDVEIPADTGDFRLISRPALDALKRLPERRRFMKGLFAWVGFRTATITYNRAPRHAGTTTWNYWKLWNFAIEGITSFSSAPLRLASYLGFAVSIFAFVYAVITIFNKLIYGNPVKGYPSLLVAVLFLGGVQLLALGVLGEYLGRLYEESKQRPVYLVRAAWNAAPDPSQGSPERPDHH